DNA from Cyprinus carpio isolate SPL01 chromosome B3, ASM1834038v1, whole genome shotgun sequence:
TACAGTTGTTTGGTTGATAATGAAAATTAATAGTAGCTCcagttttttctatttcttttatgATATTTTCTAACTATATGCAGCActgccattcaaatgtttggtgttgatacttttttatttttttatgtttatgaaaggagtttattatgctcaccaaggccgcatttatttaatttaaaaaaaataagaaaaagcagTTACATTGTGCAaagttattagaatttaaaatatatatatatatatatatatatatatatatatatatatatatatatatatttttaaatgtaatttattcctgtgttcaaagctgaattttcagcatcagtactctgttcttcagtgtcacatgatccttcagaaatcattctgatgtcatgctgatttgctgcttaagaagcatttcttattgttatcaatgttaaaacagttgtgctgcttaatattcttgtggatacgttttttagggttttttgtttctttaatgcaaaagaaagttcaaaagaacagcatttgttttgaaataatctgcaacattataaatatcttgactgtcacttttgagcaatttaatgtgttcttgattaataaaagtattattttgttttgattggtAGATTTTACATACTGACCTTCAAGATTAAAAGTGCTGAATAATAAATCAagagttttagttttattgtgtCCTTCCTAAAAAGCAACCCTCTTTTCTTGGTATTATTTAGGGCACTGTAATCCGAGTGTTCTCCATTCCAGAGGGCCAAAAGCTCTTTGAGTTCCGGAGGGGAGTAAAGAGGTAGTAAACTATATTACTGTATTGATACAAAACACCAAGAATCATCATAAGCACACAGAGTGAAAAAATGCATTTCCTTTGATTATCCCTCAACAGATGTGTGAGCATCTGTTCCCTCGCCTTCAGTATGGAGGGGCTCTATCTGTCTGCCTCAAGCAACACGGAGACGGTTCATATTTTTAAGCTGGAGACCCAGAGAGAGAAGTCAGTGTAATGATGCCCACTGAAATAAGTGGTTTTCCTGTGGaattgtacatatttatttttattgctaaagcctccttctttttttgttttgcaaccAACTCGTGTTTTTCCATCTTAGGCCTCAAGAGGAGCCTACTACTTGGACTGGATACTTTGGGAAAGTACTGATGGCCTCCACAACATATCTGCCTGCACACGTAACAGAGATGTTCTCTCAAGGAAGGGCATTTGCTACAGTCAGACTGCCCTTTTCAGGTCATAAGAACATCTGCGCTCTGGCCATGTGAGAAAACCATTCAATCTAGAGACTGTAGCTGCTATCAGGATCGATGTGTCTCTGATTATCTTGCTTGTGATTGGTTTCTAGAATCCAGAAGATCCCACGCCTGCTGGTGGCTGCAGCAGATGGCTATCTTTACCTATACAATCTGGACCCACAGGAGGGGGGAGAGTGCACACTAATGAAACAGCATAAGTGAGATCCAATGTTACCAAACTAAAGCAATCTATCAGTCTACTAGTCTTTACACTTTttgtaaaagtttggggttgtatTTTGAAAGGTTTCTgaaaaaatctcttatgctcatataggctgtgtttatttgatcagttatacataaaaacagaattattttgaaatataattacaatttaaaataactgttttaacaaagtaatttattcccgtgaaaTATAAGTAAGCGGGATGCTTCAGAAATTggtctaatgtgctgatttggttggaaacatttcttatcaatattgaaaattaattttgtggaaacagtgatcagttttttcaggattttttgatgaatagaaagtttaaaagaaaaccattaattttgaaatagaaatcttttgtatcataAATATCTTtcctgtcacttctgatcaatttcatgcatccttgctgaataaaagcattcctttctttcagaaaaatatcTTAGTGACCCCACAATTCTGAACGGTAATGTGTAGATACATAGAATATTTTTGTTGGTTATTGAGTATCCTGTACAATTTACTGTGAACCTAAAACAGTTGTTCCCAACCACACTGAAATCTCATTAGTCCTTAATCCCGCTCCATAGCTGAATGctaaatgtcaaatattttctaactggctgtttttttttttttttttttctgtttagtttaaattaatctctttttgtgttttttgtgtgcagtaaaaactgcatttttaatttaaggatTGCATTAAACCGTTTGTATTGTATCGTATTGTTTCTatctaaaaaatagtttttgattgACACTGATTTAATTCCTCATGTAAATGTGTTTGGTCCTTTAGGTTAGATGGAAGTGCAGAGCCAGCGAATGAAATTCTTGAGCAAACATCTCACGACCGGCCGCTTGTGGCACAGACGTACAGTGCTGCTGTTGCCAAAGGTAAGAAGCATTCATTTTCActcaaagaatgaaaaaatgaaaatgttcaaatGGCCTTGTATGGTTTTCATTGACTCAGGTTACACTGAGGATCAGGGGGCGGTAGGGGGTGCTGGAGTGGAGGATGACATGAACACCCTGCACCTGGACGAAGAGAACGAGCAGCCTCCGTTAATCCTGGAAACAGACTGAGCTGCTGCCAGTCGCGCCTTGGGGCGGAAGATGGAACCGACTGAGTGACATTGCAGAGGGGGGTTTCCTCCTCCGGTGCTGCTATGGACATGTGTGACCTGATAGAGAAAGGGATTAAAAGAGAGATCATTTTAAAGCAAGCCTAGCTGTAGCCTTATTCTGTCTGTTGTTGCGTATAGATGTTTCCCATCCCCCACCATTGTGGCTTTATAAAACCTGGTGAATTTTTCTTtgcttccttctttctttttttaatgcccAGTTATGTCCTTAATCAGACCAAAATATGAAATCCAAGCTGCAGGTGTCCCGTTTCTTAGCTTTGCATGTACATGTGCCAAGATTTAGAAATTCTAGAAAACCTTTGCTTTCATGTGGATGGTTCTGATGTGTTTGCTGACCATTTCTCCTCTTGATCTTTGACAaacacttgtgtgtgtttgtgcatttgtgtcttttttttaattgtgattgaAAGCGAACTGGCTTGCGCTGCCTGCTATACGTCGTCACACAACTGTGCAGTGTCTGCGTTGTTGAAGTCCCTTACCAGTCATCAACATCTGTGGCTGTGCAATAGCACCAAGATGTGAGTATTGTCCTGTAATAACAATGTATATGACGTGTTAACATGACGGCCTGGTTACAATTACTGTTTGAACAGTGTTTTTAACAGGCTCAGAgggttgtttttagttttatcttgAATTACTGCATCTGTACGCACACATGCTTTACAATACTCTATTTTAATTAATCCCATGCCACATTAAGGGTAAACGGGCAACGTGGAGATCAAAACTTTCTTTTTGGCTTTGAATTACCCCTAGTGTCTTCATATGGCCTGATTTCTTTTGAAGACGTTTTATGGTTTTAAGTTACAAACACTTAAGTTACCTCAGTTGTAGAACTGATGACTGATGAAGGCGTTTAATGTATTGATTTGAGGGGGAACTAGCCTGTGATGAACGTGGTTTCAAGAGGCAGTTAGTCATCAACTTGTTTCTGggacattttgttttatgaaagaatgaatgaaggaaggaaGTTGAAGTCATGCCCTGTCTCTTTGATTTATTCTCAATACCAGCAGCTGATGATTGCTCATGAGCCTCATTTTAGGTAGGTCCCTATTTTGGAGGCCTTGTCCTTTGCAAAgagaaaaatctgaatatatttcaCTAAAACATCAATCTTTAGTGAAAAGTTGCAGCATTTAGCTTATAAATGGGGTATGTTCTCTTTAAGACATCCCTGTGGTCTGGCAGTTGAACCAGAACAGGTCAAATGTTTAATGTGATATCCAGGGTCCTTTTGAAAAATGAGAGGACCAGGGTTTATGAATGTGATTACCAAATATTCACAAAACGCAATGTTAGCCCGTGTGTCCAAATAGGCACACAGGGCACACAAACAGTATAGGCATTCAGAGATACTGCCTGAATTATTGGAGCTCTAAAGGATCTTGAGATAATTTGTATGCATGATTGTCTCTTGAGCATGTTTTGATGTTGCATATCAACAAATGTCAAGGTCAGTAATAAATTGACTTATGTTCTCATTAGCCAATGAGCCCTAATCCCCCAAGGCCACTTTAATctgttttctaatgatttttgtatGAAATGTAAATTGTTCcatataaagattaaataaatcctctgttgaaaatgttttattaacgtctTTTTAGATTGTTTTCCccattccattcctttttaaattcagtttagtgAGTGGTGTACTGATCTTTTATGTCCATTATACATCTCATAAATATTACATAGAATTGCATTGAAATTATGGAGTTAACACGGGAAGCAttcagcatgtttattttattagtttcagttgcagtttattaaaatcaaatgcaaGGTACCTGCACTAATTAAAGAAAAGCAATCTATGACCAGCATATAAATTCAGACAAAATTCAGTTTTTGGTACATCCAGAACCAGTTGGCTAAATTTCATCAGTATAAAATCCTTAAACCACTAGACAACTGCATTAAAAAAGATGCAAAGGCAAGCAATATGAACTGAGACATTTTGTTCTGATGTCTGCTATGTCTAGACAATCTTGAGGTCCTTCATTGCAGATTCAAGGGTCTGAAACatagaataaacaaaataattataatcatctttatgcatttttgactactgctaagaaattaaaattatgaaatgcacAAAAGTTCAACAAGTACCTTTACATCCCAAATAGCCATGCCTCCATCCATACCAGTGGTGCAGAATTTGGCACATCGTGCTTTTCCTCCATTAAGAATTGAGATTTGGCTAAGAAGTGaacaaaaaattgcattaaaagatAATAATGTCTATTGTTGTATATTCATGTTTTGATTTTAAGTATTTTCAGCACCACTAGTGGCAGCAAACAGAATTGTATctgttattataacattttaatatttaacagtcCATACTGTGGGGGGTGGAgctatttcaccaaaaaaaaggcagcgagtgtttgaaactTGTTTTTAAACTCTTAGCATTCCAGCATTCCACCCATTGGACATTTTGCATTGAGTTAAACTTGACAGGAATGCTTTAATGCCACAGTGGATCAGAAATGACAGACTTGAAAGACTTATTGAATAGGCCATACCTGATGCTGTTCTTGTGCAAAGACTCCAGGACAGCTTCTTTGCTGTCAGTGGTGGCTTTCTTATCCAGGTTCTGGAAGCGTTCTCTGGCTGTCATGCCCTTCTGAGCACTCTGTTTTGGCACGTCAAGTTTCCCTCCAAAAGACAAGGCTGCTTTGTTCGAATCATAGACAAACAACACAGGGTAGCAGTCATGGCCCTGAAAAAGATATGAAAATGAGGAGACAGTCTAAACAGATTACTTTGGCATCAGAGCCTGACATCTGAAGATACTTACAGCTGCCACTAGGCTGTTCTCAGTAATGAAAGTCACACACAGAAGAGGCAAGGTTTCTGAAGTCAGACTGGCGCAGCTGTCGAGATGAAAGGAAATGATTTGGCAAATATGGTTTTTAAAGCAAAGTTTGTGCAGGGTCAGATTTGAAAGGCAGTACTCACACAGCAGTCTTTCCTCCCTCAGCCACTGCCACGGTGCTGTCATGGCTGGCCCAGGCCACACGATTCCCACTGTCTGAGAAACAAACACCGTGTACCCATCCTGCAGTTCCAGTAGATTCGAACATGACCTCTCCAAAGGGCATTTTAGAGCCCCACGCTGTTGGAGCAGGCTTCTCTTCTACTTCCTTTATGTAAGCAGAAAAGATCCTGGATGGGGAATTAACAAATGGGAAGTTCACATTACAGTCATATTCATAAAAGAGACTAATGCAATAATAATGCAGATAAGATTTAACCTaacctgcatttaaagtcacatgATCCAGCTGCCAAAAGGACATTATTGGGGTGCCAGTCCAAACAAAGGATGGTGGAGCGGATGGGCTTCTTAATGTGCTTGCACACCCACCTAGCATAATAAGACATAACTTTAAGCATCTTAGATACACCCAATAAAAACAATTGATTAGTCTGTGTTATTTGACAGTAACGAATGCCAGCTGAAATGATCAAATGTAGCTCATAATACAGTTTGGTAAGCCTAGCTCTGGTCCTCAAATTGAGCAGGAGTGTTGGTATAACAGTCAGCACTGGGATTTTTCACTAGTATTTCTCTGtaatttctgcaggttacatAGTTTTGCCAGTGGGTGGTGACAAGTGACAAGTATCTTTATAAGTGAGTcacagagtcattcattcatataaTTTGCTCCAACCACTGGATGCTTCTCAATTAGAAGGTTGCATATCTTTGTgaggtgattcattcaggaattaaacaagTGACTTTTGCTAAATTCAGAACAGCATACTATCATATGTATTACTTTTACCATATCTTTTCACAGCAGGAATAATAAGAATAGTATGGCAGTATGTGGttcaaagtccctttcaaggattattttatatatttctgtagtCTTTGTTCCGAATTCAGCACGTATGAGTgattcattaaatcattcactcaactgattattattattatatatatattccaggaACTAAGTGCAGGCTACTGAATTCTGAACAGCATACAaccattttaatacttttatcatATCTTTGCATGGCAGAAATAAcaagagtagtatgctagtatgggGTTCTGAATACAGCACATATTGAgtcatattaacatattaacattaacataactgattatatttaaaataataataataatttagttactAAACAAGGAGCTGTAtgtatgagtgagtcattaaatcattaattcaacTGAATCATTCAAAAGCACTGAGTGATTCAGGGATGAAACAAATGAGTGAGTCatagaatcattcattcaactgattcctTCAAAACTTCATTTAGCACCGCCACCAACAAATTTATCGGTACATTCCGCTTGGCCTTTGTTTGTCTATTCTCCCTCCACCAATGAAATCGTTCTTGTGACTTGTATCTAAAAAgctattcattattatattagtGTTTACTGTATTAAAGCAATATCACATTCGCGCTGTTGGTCTAACAGCAAGAGTATGAATGCCTAAGATTGGACTACATACCAACAGCACGAA
Protein-coding regions in this window:
- the wipi2 gene encoding WD repeat domain phosphoinositide-interacting protein 2 isoform X1, coding for MNLASQSGEAGCSQLLFANFNQDNTSLAVGTKSGYKFFSLSSVDKLEQIYECTDTEDVCIVERLFSSSLVAIVSLKAPRKLKVCHFKKGTEICNYSYSNTILAVKLNRQRLIVCLEESLYIHNIRDMKVLHTIRETPPNPSGLCALSISNDNCYLAYPGSATIGEVQVFDTVNLRAANMIPAHDSPLAALAFDASGTKLATASEKGTVIRVFSIPEGQKLFEFRRGVKRCVSICSLAFSMEGLYLSASSNTETVHIFKLETQREKSVPQEEPTTWTGYFGKVLMASTTYLPAHVTEMFSQGRAFATVRLPFSGHKNICALAIIQKIPRLLVAAADGYLYLYNLDPQEGGECTLMKQHKLDGSAEPANEILEQTSHDRPLVAQTYSAAVAKGYTEDQGAVGGAGVEDDMNTLHLDEENEQPPLILETD
- the wipi2 gene encoding WD repeat domain phosphoinositide-interacting protein 2 isoform X2, with product MNLASQSGEAGCSQLLFANFNQDNTSLAVGTKSGYKFFSLSSVDKLEQIYECTDTEDVCIVERLFSSSLVAIVSLKAPRKLKVCHFKKGTEICNYSYSNTILAVKLNRQRLIVCLEESLYIHNIRDMKVLHTIRETPPNPSGLCALSISNDNCYLAYPGSATIGEVQVFDTVNLRAANMIPAHDSPLAALAFDASGTKLATASEKGTVIRVFSIPEGQKLFEFRRGVKRCVSICSLAFSMEGLYLSASSNTETVHIFKLETQREKPQEEPTTWTGYFGKVLMASTTYLPAHVTEMFSQGRAFATVRLPFSGHKNICALAIIQKIPRLLVAAADGYLYLYNLDPQEGGECTLMKQHKLDGSAEPANEILEQTSHDRPLVAQTYSAAVAKGYTEDQGAVGGAGVEDDMNTLHLDEENEQPPLILETD
- the arpc1b gene encoding actin-related protein 2/3 complex subunit 1B, which translates into the protein MSYHSFLLEPISCHAWNKDRTQIAMCPNNHEVHIYKKEGSNWNKIHVLKEHNGQVTGIDWAPESNRIVTCGTDRNAYVWTLKGDAWKPTLVILRINRAARCVKWSPKENKFAVGSGSRLISVCYFEQDNDWWVCKHIKKPIRSTILCLDWHPNNVLLAAGSCDFKCRIFSAYIKEVEEKPAPTAWGSKMPFGEVMFESTGTAGWVHGVCFSDSGNRVAWASHDSTVAVAEGGKTAVCASLTSETLPLLCVTFITENSLVAAGHDCYPVLFVYDSNKAALSFGGKLDVPKQSAQKGMTARERFQNLDKKATTDSKEAVLESLHKNSISQISILNGGKARCAKFCTTGMDGGMAIWDVKTLESAMKDLKIV